In Trichoderma asperellum chromosome 1, complete sequence, a single window of DNA contains:
- the CEL3A gene encoding glycoside hydrolase 3 (CAZy:GH3~SECRETED:SignalP(1-19)) has product MLYTAVAALAIATTPFVRAESAVTPPAGSPWATAYTKAQTALAKLSLQDKVGIVTGVGWNKGPCVGNTSPVSSISYPELCLQDSPLGIRFSTGNTAFTPGVQAASTWDLNLISQRGQFIGQENKAAGVHVTLGPVAGPLGKTPQGGRNWEGFSPDPYLTGLAMAATITGIQGAGVQATAKHYILNEQELNRDSMSSNADDRTLHELYAWPFADAVNANVAAVMCSYNRVNSTYACEDTYTLQTLLKNQLGFPGYVMTDWNAQHSTVQSALAGLDMSMPGTDFNGGSIYWGSALTNAVNSNQVPLSRLNDMVTRILAAWYLTGQDSGYPSVSFSRNVQGSHNTNVRAIARDGIVLLKNDGNILPLKTPSSIALIGSATIVGAHANNSASCSDHGCDLGALGMGWGSGTANYPYFVAPYDAINTKASSIGAKLTLSSTDSTSAGASAASGKDVAIVVITADSGEGYITVEGNSGDRNDLNAWHNGTGLVQAVAAANSNVIVVVHTVGAINLEQIVALPQVKAIVWAGLPSQENGNALVDILWGAVSPSGKLVYTIAKSPSDYNTRISSGDDNYSEGLFTDYKHFDDAGITPRYEFGFGLSYTNFTYSGLSITSNAKSGLATGAVVPGGPSDLFQDVATITVSIKNTGAVTGAEVAQLYLTYPSSAPRTPVRQLRGFDKLSLTAGQSGTATFNIRKRDLSYWDVSSQQWRVPSGTFGVSVGASSRDIRLTGSFTVA; this is encoded by the exons GTGCAGTCACTCCTCCAGCAGGCTCTCCTTGGGCCACTGCCTACACCAAAGCCCAGACCGCATTGGCAAAGCTCTCGCTCCAGGATAAAGTCGGTATCGTGACTGGCGTTGGCTGGAACAAGGGACCTTGCGTTGGAAATACATCCCCGGTGTCAAGTATTAGCTATCCGGAGTTGTGTCTTCAGGACTCACCACTGGGTATCCGATTCTCAACGGGCAATACAGCTTTCACGCCGGGCGTCCAGGCCGCCTCAACATGGGATCTAAACTTAATCAGCCAACGTGGCCAATTCATCGGCCAGGAGAACAAAGCCGCAGGCGTCCACGTTACTTTGGGACCAGTGGCTGGACCGCTAGGAAAGACGCCACAGGGCGGGCGTAACTGGGAGGGCTTCAGTCCTGATCCATATCTCACTGGACTGGCAATGGCTGCAACCATTACGGGCATCCAAGGTGCAGGAGTGCAAGCAACAGCCAAGCACTACATCCTCAATGAGCAGGAGCTCAACCGTGATAGCATGTCCAGCAACGCTGACGACCGCACGCTCCACGAGCTGTATGCCTGGCCCTTTGCCGATGCTGTAAACGCCAATGTGGCTGCCGTTATGTGCTCGTACAACCGAGTCAACAGCACTTATGCGTGTGAAGATACGTATACGCTGCAGACGCTGCTGAAGAACCAGCTGGGGTTCCCCGGATACGTCATGACGGATTGGAACGCACAGCACTCGACCGTGCAAAGTGCACTGGCTGGTCTCGATATGTCCATGCCCGGCACCGACTtcaacggcggcagcatctACTGGGGGTCGGCCTTGACCAATGCTGTCAACAGCAACCAGGTCCCCCTGAGCAGACTCAACGACATGGTGACGCGCATCCTTGCTGCGTGGTACTTGACGGGCCAAGACTCTGGCTATCCTTCAGTCAGCTTTAGCAGAAATGTCCAGGGGAGCCACAACACCAACGTACGGGCCATTGCCAGAGACGGCATCGTGCTTCTCAAGAACGACGGCAACATTCTGCCGCTGAAGACGCCTTCGAGCATCGCCCTCATTGGATCAGCCACCATTGTCGGTGCTCACGCCAACAACTCTGCCTCATGCTCTGACCATGGCTGTGATCTTGGTGCTTTGGGAATGGGCTGGGGATCTGGCACCGCCAACTACCCATACTTTGTGGCGCCGTACGATGCCATCAACACGAAAGCCTCTTCGATTGGCGCCAAACTCACTCTGAGTAGCACCGATAGCACCTCTGCTGGCGCATCTGCGGCAAGCGGCAAAGACGTTGCCATTGTCGTCATCACCGCAGACTCAGGCGAAGGCTACATCACTGTTGAGGGCAACTCTGGGGATCGTAACGATCTCAACGCGTGGCACAACGGCACTGGCCTCGTCCAGGccgtagcagcagccaacAGCAATGTAATCGTTGTTGTCCACACTGTGGGTGCCATCAATCTGGAGCAGATTGTCGCTCTGCCTCAAGTAAAGGCCATTGTCTGGGCGGGTCTCCCCTCGCAGGAGAACGGCAACGCGCTGGTCGATATTCTGTGGGGAGCCGTCAGCCCGTCTGGAAAGCTGGTATATACGATTGCCAAGAGCCCAAGCGATTACAACACGCGCATTTCTTCGGGCGACGACAATTACAGTGAGGGGCTGTTTACGGATTACAAGCACTTTGACGACGCGGGCATCACGCCGCGATACGAATTTGGCTTTGGACTGT CTTACACAAACTTCACCTACTCGGGCCTTTCCATCACCTCCAACGCTAAATCTGGACTGGCTACTGGAGCTGTGGTTCCTGGAGGCCCCAGTGACCTGTTCCAGGATGTCGCCACCATCACCGTGAGCATCAAGAATACCGGAGCAGTGACCGGCGCCGAGGTCGCCCAGCTCTATCTCACCTACCCGTCCTCTGCCCCCAGAACCCCGGTGAGACAGCTTCGAGGCTTCGATAAGCTCAGCTTGACGGCTGGTCAGAGCGGAACAGCGACGTTCAACATTCGCAAGCGAGATCTGAGCTATTGGGACGTGTCGTCACAGCAGTGGCGGGTGCCGTCGGGGACTTTTGGCGTGAGCGTTGGAGCGAGCAGCAGAGATATTC